The DNA sequence ACGCCGGTGATCTGCGGCTCGGCGTGCTCACCCAGCACGACTCCCTCGACCCCGCGGCCACCGTCCGCCACGAGGTGATCGGCGACCTCGCCGACCACGAGTGGGCCGGCGACGCCAAGATCCGGGACGTGCTCACCGGGCTGTTCGGCGGGCTGGACCTGCCCGCCTTCCCGCAGGGGCTCGACACCGTCATCGGCCCGCTGTCCGGCGGCGAGCGCCGCCGTATCGCGCTCGCCAAGCTGCTGATCGCCGAACAGGACCTGATCGTCCTCGACGAGCCCACCAACCACCTCGACGTCGAGGGCATCTCCTGGCTGGCCGGGCATCTGCGCGCCCGCCGCTCGGCCCTGGTGGTCGTCACCCACGACCGCTGGTTCCTCGACCAGGTCTGCACCCGGATGTGGGACGTACAGCGCGGTGCCGTCCACGAGTACGAGGGCGGCTACAGCGACTACGTCTTCGCCCGTGCCGAGCGCGAGCGCATCGCCGCCAGCGAGGAGGCCAAGCGGCAGAACCTGATGCGCAAGGAGCTGGCCTGGCTGCGCCGCGGCGCCCCCGCCCGCACCAGCAAGCCCCGCTTCCGCATCGAGGCCGCCAACGCGCTGATCGCCGATGTGCCGCCGCCGCGCGACAGCGCCGAGCTGATGCGGTTCGCGGGCTCCCGGCTCGGCAAGACCGTCTTCGACCTGGAGGACGTGACCGTCACCGCCGGGCCCAAGGTGCTGCTCAAGCACCTGACCTGGCAGCTGGGGCCCGGCGACCGGATCGGCCTGGTGGGCGTGAACGGCGCGGGCAAGACCTCGCTGCTGCGGGCCCTCGCCGAGGCCGCGCACAGCGAGGGCGAACAGCAGCCCGCCCAGGGCCGGATCGCGGTCGGCAAGACCGTAAGGCTCGCGTATCTGTCCCAGGAGGTCGCCGAACTCGACCGGAACCTGCGCGTCCTGGAAGCCGTCGAGCAGGTGCGGCAGCGCGTCGACCTCGGCAAGGGCCGGGAGATGACCGCCTCCCAGCTGTGCGAGAAGTTCGGCTTCACCAAGGAGAAGCAGTGGACCCCGGTCGGCGACCTCTCCGGCGGTGAGCGGCGCCGGCTCCAGATCCTGCGGCTGCTGATGGACGAGCCCAATGTGCTCTTCCTGGACGAGCCCACCAACGACCTGGACATCGAGACCCTCACCCAGCTGGAGGACCTGCTCGACGGCTGGCCCGGCTCGCTCATCGTCATCAGCCACGACCGGTACTTCATCGAGCGCACCACCGACCGGATCCTCACGCTGCTGGGCGACGCCACCTTGCGGATGCTGCCGCGCGGCGTGGACGAGTACCTGGAGCGGCGGCAGCGCGCCCTGGCCGCGGCCGCCCCGGCCGCCGCCGCGCCCGCCAAGCAGAAGGCCGACGAACAGGCCGCCCGGCAGCGGTCGGCGGCCGAGCAGCGCGCCGCCAAGAAGGAACTTCAGCGCATCGAGCGGCGGTTGGACCGGATCAGCGAGCAGGAGTCCGAGCTGCACGCGCGGATCGCCGAGCACGCCACGGACTTCACCAAGGTCGCCGAGCTCGATACCCAGCTGCGCGAGCTGACGGGGGAGCGGGACGAGCTGGAGACCCGCTGGCTGGAGCTGGCCGACGACGCGTGACAGGGCGAGTGCACGGGTCACGCGGCGTGTGAGCGGCCGGTGCGTGTGCGGTCGACGTGCGGTCGACGTGCGGTCGACGTGTGGGTGGCTGCGGTGTGAGCGACTCGTGTGTGAGTGGCCTGAAAGCATCGTGTGAAGAGGCTGTGGCGAGGTGGCGCGGGCCCTGACAACGGTCCCGTCACAGGCCGGTCTCAGCTGGTCGATGACCTGGACACCGGCCCTTAATACACCTCTTACGGGTGATACAAAGAACTCCCGCCTGCCTTCCGCTCACTGGCGGGGTTCCATGTCCGATTCGCTCCTTCCCGGAGGACTTTGACCGCCGGGATCGCGGGGGAGGCCGGTCGGGCGATGGGTCCCGCATCAGAAGGATTTCGCATGTCACAGCCGCCTCCGCCGCCCAACCAGCCGCCGCAGGGCGGCTTTGGTGCGCCGCAGGAACCGGGTTACGGCTATCCGCAGCAGCCGCCCACTCCGCCTCCGGGCCAGCAGGGTTACGGCTATCCGCAGGCACCCGGCCAACCGCCGCAGACCCCGCCGCCGCCCCCGGCGCCCCCGGCAGCACCGC is a window from the Streptomyces luomodiensis genome containing:
- a CDS encoding ABC-F family ATP-binding cassette domain-containing protein; this encodes MATNLVNVESVGKVYGTRALLDGVSLGVNEGDRIGVVGRNGDGKTTLIRILAKLEPADDGRVTHAGDLRLGVLTQHDSLDPAATVRHEVIGDLADHEWAGDAKIRDVLTGLFGGLDLPAFPQGLDTVIGPLSGGERRRIALAKLLIAEQDLIVLDEPTNHLDVEGISWLAGHLRARRSALVVVTHDRWFLDQVCTRMWDVQRGAVHEYEGGYSDYVFARAERERIAASEEAKRQNLMRKELAWLRRGAPARTSKPRFRIEAANALIADVPPPRDSAELMRFAGSRLGKTVFDLEDVTVTAGPKVLLKHLTWQLGPGDRIGLVGVNGAGKTSLLRALAEAAHSEGEQQPAQGRIAVGKTVRLAYLSQEVAELDRNLRVLEAVEQVRQRVDLGKGREMTASQLCEKFGFTKEKQWTPVGDLSGGERRRLQILRLLMDEPNVLFLDEPTNDLDIETLTQLEDLLDGWPGSLIVISHDRYFIERTTDRILTLLGDATLRMLPRGVDEYLERRQRALAAAAPAAAAPAKQKADEQAARQRSAAEQRAAKKELQRIERRLDRISEQESELHARIAEHATDFTKVAELDTQLRELTGERDELETRWLELADDA